GGTCAGTTCGTGTGTGGCTTTCACTAAGCAGAGGTCCCTGCGCTCCGGTCTGGCTTGAAAGTTGGTGTTCACCTCTTCCGAGTCCCACCAACAAAGttctccaggtttttttttttttttaaagattttatttttttcctctttctccccaaagccccccggtacatagttgtatattcttcgttgtgggtccttctagttgtggcatgtgggacgctgcctcagcgtggtttgatgagcagtgccatgtccgcgcccaggattcgaaccaacgaaacactgggccgcctgcagcggagcccacgaacttaaccactgggtcacggggccagccccagttctccAGGTTTTTTAAAAGGGCATTTTAATTATGGATCATGCTAACGGAAACGGATTTCATTTCCAAAACGGAAAGAGTGGAACCAAGATTTTTAATTTGAGGGCAACTTGGCAGAGTTAAGTAGTACCTCTTCCTGATGCTTTCAGTCTCTTTCTTagctactttttttaaagaaaaaaatcagtattatcAAAGTCTCTACACTCGGAATGGGGCAACTTTGGCAATTAAGCACATCACTTCTGGATTCGTACTTTCATTTGTTCATCATGTTGAATGTGGCTAAGTTATGCAAATGGTTAATCAGGCTGCACTGATGAGTTTTGACTTTCTCCGTGGTACAATTTGCATTGAAatactttatgaaataaaatggcTCTACTAGAACTGATGCTAGCACATTCCACTGAGCAAAACTATCAAACTGACACTTCTTAAATAGCTTACTGGGCTGAATAAACTGTTCTGTCCAGTTAAAAAGGTTTTTTCtctgttaaagttttatttgtaaaGTCCTGTCACATTCATGGGCTAAACTGGggtgaaaagaattgaaagttgTCCAATAGATAAGAAACAGCACCTGGAGTGGAGGATTATTATATCTAAGCTTCCACCATCAGTCATGTTAATCAAGGGGCCAGACAGTGGAGGAAAGGAAATCCGCAAAGTAGGTTATGTAATTACTGTGTCAAAATGAGTCGGAAGCAAAAACATACTCTCCTCCAACAACCTCTTAGAACTACCCACTTCCACTACTAAGTGAAATACTGGACTCATTTCCCCGAGAGGAAATGAAGGTATATATCAAAAGTATAATCTACGGTAAAATTAGTCCTAATGATTACATTTCACAAGAACTCTGCTGGACGTACAGCTCGTAACATTTTATTCAGCCGTCTGTGTAGCCCACCACGTTTCTTTGTGGTGCTTGTCCTGCGTGGAAGATTGTAAATCTGGGACATGTTGCATATTTTCAAGGGCTTTATAAAGCAATGTGATTAACAGTACTTGGCCTGCTGCTTTTGGCTTACTGTGTATTTTTAGCTAGATGCTATCATGGTGTTTAAAGGATATAGATTCTGTGTGGGATGCGTTTGGTGTCCTTTCAGAATCTTTCCTCCCATTACCCTGTGAATGAAAACAAACGGGACCCTCTGTGGACACCCTCCTAAAGCAATCACCTCACCAGCCCAGTGTTGTGGCTTTGTAGCGCGCCCTGTATCTACCACATTCTAGAACACTGTAATGCTACTAGGCTGGCCCAGAAAAGGTTTAAATGTCGAATTCACTTCAATTGCATTTGTTGCACCATCATGGAATCTTGATGTGTATTATTTATAGTGGCAGTAGActccaggaggagagaaaacttggGTCTTGGATAATGGACCATTTCATCCTCAGACTTGTAGGAGTACGTTTCTCAGTCTTGAGACCAGTATTGTTTAGTTATGTTATGCAACTGCCTTTATTACACCTGGTTATCACAATTCAATTCTCAGGTGTTGCAGAAAAATCTACCTCTTTCAGACTGTAGATGGAAATAACTGTGAAAAAAATGATGCAGATATCTTCTAGTTTGTGCTAAACACACTGCTTTATTTTTACAGCCCACGTCTTTCATGAGGATACGAATTGTTAAGAGGCagtcttgttttgcttttcaaagaCATTTTGTAGAGATTTTTCACTAATGTGAATCTGATTTTATCTACTCGATTCTGTATAGATTAAGTAAATATGTATGATAAATTTAACAGCTTCTGTGTATTCTTTTGTTACCCATGTGACCTTAATTGTATAAATCAAGTCCAAAGATAGTTGTAGATAGTTGGTTTTTTGGGCCTCAGAAGGTTCTTGTATGATTTAAGAAAGAAGGGATGAGTGTGCACTGGCCACCCTCTGCCTGGGTGGCATAAGCCTCATTTTACGTAGCCAGACCTCTGCCAgtaccttttttcctctttaaatagaTGACTCTAGAAAAATTCTACAGTGTAGCTGctgtcaaagttttaaaaaaaaacaaggactGTGGATTTCTCCAGTCTTGGCTGCTCTTAGCACATTCCAGGGTGCACCTAGTTGAATAGCAGGAAAATAAGTACATATAGgtgtctgtgtatatacacacaggaAGGATCTTAGCTGATGATGAGCAGAAAGTACTGAAGCACATATAATCAAATGTAAGGGCTCAGCAAGCTTTTCTCTAAGTCAGGTAcgagtaagtattttaggcttagTGGACCACACAAGGTCTTTGAGGGTTTTTCCCCCCCAAACCTTTTTAAAGCGAATGTGAAAACCATTCCTAGCTGGCAGGCCCTAGCAAAAGAGGTTGAGGGACTAACCTACAGGCCTGTTTGTCCCCTTTGCTGACCTACCATGTAAGCAAAcaagctttcattcttttggggaGAAAtctaatgtttatttaaaactGCCCAAGTTAAGGCACAAATAGGATGTGGGTCAAATGACATTAGGTTAAGGTAGTTCTAGATTTACAAATCTCCCAACCACAAAACACAGACATGGAGCTTCTCCCCATCTTTGGATTAGGATACTGTCACGTACCCCGGACAGTTCTCAATGTATGTACATAACAGCTTCCTCACAAGAAAGggacacacgcgcacacacacacctaaAGAAagggatagacacacacacacccctaccaaggttctaaaagaataaaacaaaatttattttaaaactttatttctgcAAAGCCAATCAAGAAGTGTTGGAGGGAAAAAGTGTAAAAGTTATTCTTGCATATTTGGGAACAGCAAGCACTTAGTTTGAGAAAACAAGGACTTAAAACAGTTCAATCAAAGGCAGTACCCTGCtacttgtattttaaaacatgatgtTCTTTCTTAAGCAACATTCCTTTCTTCCCTAAAAGCTACAATATGATACAGTACGCAATAGCTCACTTGAAAGTGCTAGAATCAAAGATAGAGAACGCCATATGCCCTCCCACTTCTACTCCCTACTATCCACTGCCTTTGTGGCGCTTGATGAACCAAGCGTTCATGGAGCAGTACATTCAACAGAAACATGTCTCGTACTGTGGGTTTAAGATCCTTGCCCCTCCAGTTCCGATGTTGTGACATCTGACTCTTcatcattgtaaatattttcagcctGGAGATGATAACCAAATAAATTCATAGGTAAAACTCCCCATGGTTTTTACAAGATTAtctaaaaatagcatttaataaTTCTGCCTATCTAGATTTTAGGATTCATTGGTCAGTGTGTTTCAGTGTTAGTAATTAAatgtggacatatttttaaactaatttatttggtagtttcctttctgtgttttccCCCCAAGGATTTTAATAAGGAAAAGGCAGGCCAGTGTTCTCAAAAATTATCTGCCAGTGTATAATTCCACATATATACCTAGCTGCCCATGCACTacttatttcagttattgttcATAAACAGTGTTTCCCAAAAGCATTTCAAACATCAGTTAGAGGGAGCGATAGCCCTGAAGTTTATGAAAGGGCTGGTTCACAACTCAATGCCTGAGAAACGTCAAGTACTTAGTGCTCATCATCAGAGACCTCAGTATCATGTGAATGCACTGACACTTTCCCCCTGGATCCTTCATGCCTATGACACAGCAGACACTGGACAAAGAGCAGCGATGCCGAGAGCCCAGGTGACAGAGTGCAAGAATCACGTCTACGTCTGTGTGTTTATAGACATGCACAGAGATTTCTCCCAACCTGACAGGTGCGTACTGAACTAAAGActtgttaaaatggaaaaaggtCTGCAAAGattgtttcctttctctaaatatttggtaTAACATGCAGCacctaaatatttgaaatatttctattacATTATATCATCAGTAAATATCTCCTTTACAAGACAGTCATTCAGGAAAAATTCGTATTTCAGCTCACCATTTGCCATATCTGCATGATGTTGTCCTCAGACACGGAGCAAATGACCCAAGGCTCATTGGGGTTCCAACTAAAATCTGATATCTTGGCGGTGTGTCCTCCATGAATAAACTGTtaataagaacaaagaaattcTTGGTTTCCTATCTTCTTATGGTCAAAGTTTTTAGACCATCAGTCTTGCAACTAGGGGTCACTGTCCTGCGTTTTGGAGGGAGGGTGGTACAGGCTTAGTAATCTATCCctcaaccactttttttttttttttttttaaaaggtatgcttgggggccagccccgtggccgagtggttaagtttgcgccctttgcttcagtggcccagggttttgctggttcggatcctgggcgcggacatgtcaccactcatcaggccacactgtggcggtgtcccacatgccacaactagagggacccacaactaaaatatacaactatgtactaggggggtttggggagaaaaagcaagaagaagaagaaaaagattggcaactgttgttagctcaggtgccaatctttaaaaaagagacaaaaaagattCAGAAGAAACAATTCTCACAAGGACAATATGAATACACTATTCTGAACTGAGGCACACTTCCTGACAGGAAGTCCGATTTGACTAGTTTGACAGTGAGGCCTCTGTTTTTGCCAACTAGATTACATGCAAGGCGACTATTTTACTTCAGAATTTTATCAGTTCAAAAACGTGAGGTGAGATAAACAGCTTTTCAAAATAGCCTTAAGGGGGacataagtgaaaatattttaacaccaCTGGCCTGGAATATATACAGGAGTCATCAAATCAAAATattgttatattaaaattatagttAGTATCCAGTTTACTACACTTAAATGTCCCTTGATTTCAAGCTCTCTTGTGAAAAGAGTAACATCCTAGTGGATTTTCTTAAGGATCATGAAATTGTTAGAGTCATACAAAGTAATTCTCCTCTCCCTGTGATATCAAAAAATCACTGGAAACCTTGAGAACATTGTGCTAAGactcagtcacaaaagaccacatattatatgattccatttatatgaaatttccagaataggcaaatctagagagagacaaagtagattagtggttgccaggggctgaggaaagGAGAAGACTGGAGGGTGATAGCTAAAGACTAAGAAGTTTCTTTTTGACAGGacgaaaatgttttcaaattaacttgtggtgatagttgtacaactcCATGAATACGTTAAAAACCACTGacctgtacactttaaatgggtcaACTGCATGGTATGTGACTTACATCTCAATAGAGATGTTACCAAAGTAAAAACAGCTGGACAAAAACAGCTGGTAGCAACACCTTAGCTAGAAAATACTTAAACTGTGAAGCCCTGCATCACAAAACAGACTTTTCAGGTTACACCACCATTCGGATGCTGTCATCTGTCTAGGGTGGCAGTTTACTGAGAAATACTCCTCTTTAAGCAGCAGTGGCATTACCACTGAACACGCTCCTACATCGGAGTCTCACCACACCTCTGCCACCGTGTGCAGTGCTGCTGGGCATGAACACCCTGGACAAGGAGTACGGGGGGCTCAGATGTCCGCACAACGTGGGATTGAGTGAGCATCTTGTGTGTGTAGGGGTGACCCTCAAGGGCCTTCTTTACCTTTAAAGATGGTGGGCAAAGCACAAGTGTACAAAAAATTAGCACTAGCCTAAGAGCTAAGTACACGTTAGGGAGGGAACAGTGCTTATCTGCCAAAGGAAGGGTGGAGACAGAAGTTGAATTCAGAGTGAGGACAAAGAACCACTGCTAAGTCTGGCAACGCTTCAGGGTGTACAGTGAAGGACTGACAGAGATGGGAAGGATGAGGACGGAGAGAAGGGCTGAGGAGAGGCTAAGATGACTCAATTAGGAACGAGCGGGAGATGGTGGGCTTTGGTGGCATCAACAACACAGACGAAGCATTCATTTTTTGGGGAGGGAACTCAAAAGTCAGGGCATTAAATTTCTTCTATACTGTTAGAAAGTATTGCTAATTGAATATCAATAGCtgctcccccccaaaaaaacccctcaCAGATACTACAATTGAGAATCAGTGAGAAAGTACTAGACACTATTTTCCAGGAGCTCGAATTCTTCTCAGTGAAACATTCATAAAAACCTACTTGGCTCTATTtactattttcaataaatgtcaaaAGCTAATCACAATAACCTCCAAGACCTCCAGTTTGAAATCATCTTCGAGAGCTAGAATTTGAAGTTCTGCCTCATTTTCCAGATACACGGCTCAATCTGCATATGACATTTCATCGTGCATAAGAAAGCCAATATATACCAGGAGTTCTGGAGGCCCGTCTTCCGCATCTTCTGCTGACTGTTCTTCTCCAATTTTGCTATTAACAAAGAACATAAAGCTTGCATCACTGAAATTCTTGTAGCATGAATGTCTGCAAAACCAGTATCAGCCGAGAAAGCAcatcttaaaacacacacacactttaaaaacAACTTGTTTCTGTACTGCTATCAATTAgagattttatattaattatttggTAGGAGGGTGGGATGTTTACTTTCTGGAAATGGGTAAGAGCTGTTCACAACTACAGCTGAAGAACAGAAATTGTTAATgctaaatattaaattaaaattcaatattttaaccATGGTATTTACTGCATTAGAATTAAAGgtgaaactgggagaaaatatctgtaaatcatatatccgacaaggggttaatctccaaaaaatataaagaactcataaaacaacaacgaaaaaacaaacaacccgatcaaaaaatgggcagaggatatgaacagacatttttcgaaagaagatatacagatggccaataggcacatgaaaagatgctcaacaccactaatcatcagggcaatgaaaatcaaaactacaatgagatatcacctcacacctgtcagaatggctataaccaagacaaaaaatgacaaatgttggagaggacatggagaaaagggaactctcatattctgctggtggcaatgtaaactggtgcagccactatagaaaacagtagggagattcctcaataatttaaaaatagaaatagcataagacccagctatcccactactgggtatttatccaaaaaaacttgaaatcaacaatttgaaGAGACTTACGCActcctatgctcattgcagcattactcacaatagccaagatgtagaagcaacccaagtgcccatcgactgatgactggataaagaagatgtggtatatatacacaatggaatactattcagccataaaaaaagacaaaatcgttccatttgcaacaacatggatggaccctgagggtattatgttaagcgaaataagccagacagagaaagacaaacactgcatgatttcactcatacgtggaagataaacacacacatggacaaagagaacagattaatggttaccagaggggaagggggttggagggtgggcaaaaggggtaacggggcacatatatatgctgaaagataaaaattagactgttggtggtgagcacgatccactctatacagaaactgataaataataatgtacacctgaaatttcacaatgttataaaaaccattatgacctcaataaaaaaaattaaaaggtgaaatgtatataaagtatCTACAAAAGAACTGATGCCCAGCCCCTACACTTCCCTCTAATCCAAGCCTTTCATTCCAGGAGTAAGATACAGTTACACATCAGTATCACAGATCTGTCTAAAGATATGTCAACAGAACAACTTTAACTACAGAATGTATAAGTCAAGGAAAGGTtaagtttcactttttttcttctctcaaaaatTTCACTTTGTGGAATTTGCCATCAGTCTCAACAGCGAAATCACTCTGAAGTTATACACCAATCTCAGCCCTATCTGCTACCTAGCCCAAAGGCGGACTGCGCTAGTAATAACTACTGAAAAAAGTGATACTTTCCCCCTATAAAACTAATCCAACAAACCAAACACGTGGGACTGCTAGACCCGTCAGGAGTACAACTACCAACACTGGTCATTTTAATCCATAATGTCATCTAGTGTAGTTTTAACAGGAGAGAGTCATgaatgaattttaagaaattctaCAATGCCTGCAAGTTTAGTATTGGCACCTGTAGAGACAATTCAGTTGCCAGAGCATCAGACTTTCAAACCTTGCTGCACCACTTTGTATAACCactatatagttttattttaggtttctaattttaatactaaaattgttttcaaataaaatagaagaagatactTAAATGCCTGCTTTAAAGATTCTCTACATTTTCAAGCATCTATCATGGCTAGGGTTTGTTCCATAAGAACACAGAACATTAGATGTTCAGAAGTTTTACAATACAAGCATTTTATTCTGCAGTGTGTCTGTTCCAGACACTGAAGGATGGGTCTGCTGCCTCTGTAATTAAGGCAGCCTTGGttttaatatactaaaaacttAGTCCACTTTAAGGCAATACACTTAATAAAGGTaggaaataagttttttttttggtaactgaTTTAAACTTAAGATAAAATCTTATGGATAAGTATATAACTGAGCAACTTTATTAATGGCTCtaaaggctcaaataaaaaaaagtaagggAGTCTGAAATTCTTAAAATGCAACTCTGAAGTCAAGGACACTTAAGAATTGGAAAAAAGTCCTTATACAGTGAGCCCCAGAAGAACACAAGCTCTCTGACACCATGCACTGTGCTCACCCCAGCCCAAGTGAATCCCCAGCACTTCCACAACCCACAGCAGGAGCTCCTGTCTGCAGGATGAATCCATGAAAGCCAAGAAGAGCAAACGGCTGAGAAACTCTGGGAAAGACCAGTCCTGCAGGTGTACTTGAGATCCAAAATGACATGAACAGCCAACATCTTTACCCCTTTCTATATACCAAGAGTGTTTTCAATACACTCATTTGGATGCTAAAACACATACTCCCTGACAAAATTCTTGCCTGAAtcttaacagaaaaacaaaactcatataAAGGAATTTTACAGTCCATTTGCCAATTCACTTctcttttaaagaacaaagacCTTTCAGAAAGGTACTTACAAGTTACTTTAATATTAGATTAAACTGGGGTTAGCAAATTGCTCTTCTAGTTTATGAATTATTACATAATCTGCCAAATGAGCATATTTATGCAGTTTCTTGTCACCAGGTTCTAAGTTACCTTAAATCCCACACATTCAGGCGGCGATCAGTACCACTTGAAGCCAGAATAGTTTCATTATGTGGAGACCAGTGGACCTAGCAATACATATTCGAAAATGTAAACAATCACCCGTTTCTAGGTTTGTGGACATTGTTCTACTCCTATCTTGGGTTCTGTATCCTCTCCTTGGCCTACAGCCCTCACCCTCCTTGTCTTATCCTTTCAAGGCTCTTAAATGGCCCGTCTCCCCAGCCTGCCCCCAGGAAGGTCGCACACTCCCCAATACAGAGGAACTCCACTAGGGGGCCCAATAAACTTATTCGGCCCCAGCTatccagaaatttttaaaattttcaatgagGTGTATCTTAACCTATGTGAATCTCTATTTTAAACCACATACAAGACGTTTTTTCACTCAAGGACCCGCCGTGCTGGCACACCTTCACTGAAGTCCTTGGATCTCACTCTTTAGACAGATCTTGTCTTGCAAGGCTTTTTTCTACTTCTGAACTAACAGTCTCTCAAAAAGCTTCAAGTTATTTCCCACTGTTAACTTATAGAGTAGAAGAGGAGCTTTTAAAAGGAACAATGTCCCATGCCCAATATATAAGAgaacaaaatttttccaaatttctcccTACCAAAAGTTACTAAAACTGGATATAGCAACACCAGAAAACTGTGACGTACCTGAAAAATTTCATCTTTATGAGATTCGAAGGTAtggagttttaattttaaattacgCAGATCCCATAGAGCTACAGTCTGAAGAAAGATAGCAAATGAAAAGGAATTCATTTCTGCACTTtacagaagaatttaaaaatatctgattacAAGTGTACAGTGCAGCACAAGTGCACCAAATACGCAGAAACATAGAAACCTTATCCGCAGAGCCAGTTGCGAGAATGAACTCGCTGTAGGGATTGAATGACAGGCAATTGACCTCCGCAGTGTGCGCATCCACCAGGTGGCTTGGCTTGGAGGTGGTATTGGACCTGGTGTCCCATCTGCAACACAAAGGTACAGGCAGACAACACAAGAGGTAGCCACTTGACCCTCCCCCGCTTCTCATGTGCTCACGCGTGTTTCCATGTCAGCACCAACAGGTGACTGAAGGCAGCTCTGCAGCCACGCCCTGATGTAATCATTCTCTGCCCTCATCTTCAACGGAAGTCACCCTGATCCCAATTTTGACATTTACCACTATACCAAGCAGGTTTCTTCATGTTTACatacctgttttctttttaaaataaaaaattgtgttcATATAGCACAGTACCTTTTATGTAAAAAGACCATTATATACGTGTAttctgtcaattatacctcactaaaactttttttttttaaaggccagGACATaacttaacaaaaaagaaatcaaaccacAGGCCACCACAATCACTGATATAACACCCATATAACAAGACTCTGCTGAACTTTCCATCTTACATCATAAGTTTCTGATCATCAGCAACAGATCCAAACAATGACTCGTGCAGCAGGTGCCAGGCCACATCCTCCACAACAGCCGAGTGGCCAGTAAAGATCGCTTTAGCATCCACAATTTTGCCTTCCTTTGGTCCTGCATTTATATCCCAGAGACAGACAGtctaaaggaggaaaaaacaaaagcagtaagAGATTGAATTTAAATGCCaacatcttatttaaaaaaccttcattaaaaacaaaactaactaTTATAAAAGTTAGAGATAAACATGAGGCAGAGGAAATACAAACAAAAGTGAAGCTTCATAAATAGAAGAGTATAGTATGG
This DNA window, taken from Equus przewalskii isolate Varuska chromosome X, EquPr2, whole genome shotgun sequence, encodes the following:
- the RBBP7 gene encoding histone-binding protein RBBP7 isoform X1, with product MASKEMFEDTVEERVINEEYKIWKKNTPFLYDLVMTHALQWPSLTVQWLPEVTKPEGKDYALHWLVLGTHTSDEQNHLVVARVHIPNDDAQFDASHCDSEKGEFGGFGSVTGKIECEIKINHEGEVNRARYMPQNPHIIATKTPSSDVLVFDYTKHPAKPDPSGECNPDLRLRGHQKEGYGLSWNSNLSGHLLSASDDHTVCLWDINAGPKEGKIVDAKAIFTGHSAVVEDVAWHLLHESLFGSVADDQKLMIWDTRSNTTSKPSHLVDAHTAEVNCLSFNPYSEFILATGSADKTVALWDLRNLKLKLHTFESHKDEIFQVHWSPHNETILASSGTDRRLNVWDLSKIGEEQSAEDAEDGPPELLFIHGGHTAKISDFSWNPNEPWVICSVSEDNIMQIWQMAENIYNDEESDVTTSELEGQGS
- the RBBP7 gene encoding histone-binding protein RBBP7 isoform X2; the encoded protein is MASKEMFEDTVEERVINEEYKIWKKNTPFLYDLVMTHALQWPSLTVQWLPEVTKPEGKDYALHWLVLGTHTSDEQNHLVVARVHIPNDDAQFDASHCDSEKGGKIECEIKINHEGEVNRARYMPQNPHIIATKTPSSDVLVFDYTKHPAKPDPSGECNPDLRLRGHQKEGYGLSWNSNLSGHLLSASDDHTVCLWDINAGPKEGKIVDAKAIFTGHSAVVEDVAWHLLHESLFGSVADDQKLMIWDTRSNTTSKPSHLVDAHTAEVNCLSFNPYSEFILATGSADKTVALWDLRNLKLKLHTFESHKDEIFQVHWSPHNETILASSGTDRRLNVWDLSKIGEEQSAEDAEDGPPELLFIHGGHTAKISDFSWNPNEPWVICSVSEDNIMQIWQMAENIYNDEESDVTTSELEGQGS
- the RBBP7 gene encoding histone-binding protein RBBP7 isoform X3, which translates into the protein MTHALQWPSLTVQWLPEVTKPEGKDYALHWLVLGTHTSDEQNHLVVARVHIPNDDAQFDASHCDSEKGEFGGFGSVTGKIECEIKINHEGEVNRARYMPQNPHIIATKTPSSDVLVFDYTKHPAKPDPSGECNPDLRLRGHQKEGYGLSWNSNLSGHLLSASDDHTVCLWDINAGPKEGKIVDAKAIFTGHSAVVEDVAWHLLHESLFGSVADDQKLMIWDTRSNTTSKPSHLVDAHTAEVNCLSFNPYSEFILATGSADKTVALWDLRNLKLKLHTFESHKDEIFQVHWSPHNETILASSGTDRRLNVWDLSKIGEEQSAEDAEDGPPELLFIHGGHTAKISDFSWNPNEPWVICSVSEDNIMQIWQMAENIYNDEESDVTTSELEGQGS